AAAAGATTTCTTTATTCCTTATTGAAAGCAATAAGTTACTCAAAAATGGTTAAATTGTGCAGGGGAGCGCTAAGAGATTAGTGAAAGCAGCATTGCAAGAGGCAGCAAAGAAAAGGGAGATGAGGTATTCGGACTTGAAGAAAATCGACCGTGGAGTTCGTCGTCATTTCCATGACGACATAACAGTAGTGGTGGTGTTTGTAGACTCTCATCTTGTGAGTAGGGCTAGTTCAGGGCGGAGTCCCAACATATCTGTGAAGGGGAGTGGCATCACTATTCCTGCGAATTCACTGGCGCCTTTCACGATCCCAGCAGAACCCGTGGCAACTTGACAAGGGAAAACTCTGTCTCTGATTTGTTTCACCTGATGAATGAATACGCAGGTAGCTTCTTGAGCAGCCCGCCCCTTGAATTCTTTAATGTACACTGTAACTTTTAACCCCAAGACTACTAGTACACTGGAATCCTATCATACTTACGCTTTCTGGGCAGCTTTTTGCCTTTATTTGATCTTTTGGCTCCACTTTTGTAAATCCCCCATGTTTCCCAGCGAGACCACTCTATCAACAGATTATATCTGAAACTCCTCATACCTAAaagttttcttttttatgccaTGTCTTGATGCTTTGCTTTCATTTGTATGATGATATATGCAAGATCGCATGACTATGTTTATGTTGATAAGAACTAATGATTGTTGATCGATCATACCGTCGTGCCTACACATTTTTGCCATGGATTGTTGCTTGGATGAACCTCACCGTTGAACTTTGTTCATTATATACTAATAACCCATGATTAGGCATTGGCtggacacacacacacacacacacacacacacacagtgcTAGTCTATCCACTAATTTATTGACGTATGGGAAATCAATCAAATTGGATCATCTACAAATATTGGATGTGTGTGTGGGGCTGTGGGCTCATATCGGTCACACAAATTTATCTCCTGCCTCACTTTTGGATCTACAAGGGCTTGAACATATTTTACAAATGATTTGATTAAATACAGCAGGGTTAATTCGGGTTATCCAATATtacataaataacaaaaattccGTTGTTGATCACTTTGTTTTTTTGTCAAGATACCGTCGGTTAGTCCTTACTTAAAATTCAGCCACAAATCTATTTTTCAAGTCAGCTTTTCTCCTTCCATCCCAAAAACCACAATACAACCTCAATTTCAACTCCAACTCAATTTCACAAAatcatttaaaaagaaaataaaaattgcataaattcaaagataaaaattaaaataataaactaCAATAtgttaaaaatttaattaaaaacaaaaaaataaataaaatatattgagCGCGGTTGCTGCAATGCAGCTGCTGAAACCGCCGAGAAGTGGGCGGACTGGCAGGCGGGCCGCCGCACGTCTAGAGGGACATACAATGCAGCTCTGTTGGGCGGCCGCCTCGAATGAGGCTGTGTTGTGAATGCTCTAAAGTTGACATGGTTACTCTCTAATCCATTTTCTTAAAGATGTAATCAATTTATTTTAGCACCGGTGGCGGAGCGATCTAGATATTATTAGGAGTAGTTGGGAGGGCAAAGTTCAGTTTAGCTGATTAATTTGTTATACTGAACTAGAGAAACTATAGAAACTGCGCTATAAAAGTAGCTGCATAGTATACTAAGTTtaaaacataataataataataataataataataataataataataataataataataataataataataaaaaatagggacaaatggagtatttactttctttatttttaaaaatccgtacctttcaaaagtttttatttttagagtatggatggaatatttactttctttattttttttaaaaaggtcATGAGTTTTCATAACCCGAATCTGGtgaataaaagtataaaaccaTCTTCAATGGTATACTAAAacttaaaatgaaatatataatTAGCTCCAATGGTAATCCATAACCAATCctatttttggtttttgagTAAGAATACTCCCCTATTTTTAGGTTTACACCATACCAAAACCAAAAACTTGatcaaattttgtgagtaaaaatgacataatataaaaaaatattcttataAGTTTAAATTTAGCGTAAATGGTTGGattaaaatcatatttgatgtgacTTTTACACTGAAATAGATTTAAATTtaatgtaaatggttggagatatTTTTAGATTTGAATTTGTGTGTAGTTGGAGAAATTTTCTACACCAAAACTTATTTTTGGTGTATGATTGGAGTTGGTGTTATAAGCATAATTCATGTTAAATGAGAGGATATTATTCctaattaacaaaatatattcatAAAAAGTTGAGTACTACTAGTAAAATGTGTACTTATTTTATAACCAGGAATATTAGAGTTCTTCATACCTGTAATTATAAAGCCCAAATATTTTAAATCAAACAATACTCCAACGTAAATTAAACTAGTTTTAATCCACGTGCGATGCACgacgaaatatttttttatcatacgattttaaatttttaattgattaacacaagatcaagttttgattccgaaaacaaattggtagtattgcaagttttaaaattggacgatagcttttcaaacctcaaaacggttttaaaattgtattttgaagTATAAACGCGCCGACGCAGAATAATATTGTCACAAAATTGTATGTAATCTTTTTTGTATTATGTATCcattaaattagtactatactttatcatagtcgagctttattacattgcaatatagtgaccctaatacgctaaaaactcaaaccttgaaacctaaatcctaaacccttaacgttaaaatataatcatcatgaccaacaaatgagccaaatataaataaaatcctccctccgtcccagttcaattttactttgttaatcactttaaaacaaactttaataatagaaaaaaataaaaagaatatcataACTTCATGTTAAACAATATGAAGAGTATTGGAAAATATGGAGGGGGTGAAAAAcgtgatgaaaaaaaatatgtgagtggataaattaccaaatgtcatatatttatagtccaaaaaatagaagataactcctcaaaactttttcactttcttcacctattattaaaatttttaaaaccttttaatttcccaaaaattaaaaactaagcgTTACGTAAATGttatcaaattttggaaaatgaatgacAATAATTTCCGCCATTGTATTTGTATGAAATGAGTAAcgaataaatgtataataaattttggaaaatgaaatggaaggcCATTGATGCAATAATCTCAGAATTTACTTTACAACCTTTCGGTTAATCCGCATACTCATACAACAAAAGGTCGTTATTCCTCATACTTATAAATACCAATCAATGGCAATATTAAATGTCCGTAAATATCATTAtggattttatataattgtataaAATACTTCAACACCAATGTAGAGACTTTAATATCATGGGGATATTGAAACCTCAATCAAAATTCAGTAAAAAccaaaacttttcattttgtcTACTAATGattagaattaaataaaactTTTTAATTTCCTCAATATTAAAACCCCACAAATtggcaattttaaattttatatcaatacgTTATTAACTACGGTTAAATTTTATTGgattgtattttatattttattattaatcaaagtaatgaaatatgaaaagacgctaaaaatgagaaagaaatttaaatgattgaattaaataaatttgtattatattattaattttctcaCAAACTCCATGCTTCATGTTGCCAAGCAATAGACGTGGAAAGCAATGCATCATTATTAGCAGGTTTTCAAATTCCATGCTtcaatttaattgttttatgaaaTTCAAGTTTTTTTCAATAGCCAATGAAATTCTAATATGCCTAAGAAAAATTGCATATAAGAAAAATTGTAACTTCATAATGTTGCTCTTGAAAGCAAGTATGAAAGCAGTAATGTAGTTCTTGAAAGCAAGAGAGGTAAACCAGTCTATCAATATCTTGAATTGTTtataatttcatgcatattgagTAATCGGTGATGCGATAATTCTATGAGTTAAGTAATGTAAAACTGAATAGCCGCAAATCTCCAATTAAACTATGTCTTCCCATATGAtaatatctatttttttcaaacCAACAGGTTGTGGATTCATATCTTGGTGCAGAATTGTTACTTTTGAAGCTTTCTCAAGGCAAAAGTATACCTATAAAATTAAGTGAAGATTTTACAAAATAGTTGCccacatatattttttaattgtttgcaataatataatgaatagaataaaatacagtaataaaaaggaaagataaTAAGCTAAAATAAGATAAGCATCAAAagtaaaataacataattaaaaacacAAATTAGATTAAATATTTGGGAGAGAAAGATAATACTCCACATGATTTGACGGACAGAAGCATCTTTACTGAAATAGTATTTTTTGATTAATAGAATTGGTATGGATAGAAGATTTGATAGTAACTCAATggtatagtattatttattgtaaattaaattaataataaatatccTTTATATCTTGTGACCTTTCAAATTATTAAGTGGAAGTGaagagacaaaacacattttttttaaaattaaatttgaccgcTTGTACAAAAATTGAATTCCGTAGTTTCAATAAATTCTAATTTTTGCTGATAATTATATAATACATAAGGGAAGACAATGAAGAAGTGAATTATAATTTTACACATTCTGCATATTTATACATATAGAGTAGTGAGAAGGCATcctataaaattattataataaatgcACAGTCATGAGCattattggaaaaaaaaacgTATAAGTGGTTTTTGAAAGAATTTCCAACGTGATTAGATTATGAATGccattattttactatttccaactCATTGAATAGGCTATGTATATTACTGCTTTAACTTATATTTCCATTGAGAAAGTTTTTATTCTTAGATGTCTAGATTGtagtattaaaattatatatttaagcttaaatgataatttcataaatAACCTCAAAACTCCCCTTTATACACGTATAGATTCCGATATAACCAGGCAGGCAGCCCAACTTATCAGTTCTCCCCTCTTCCGTTCCCCACTGCAGCTGCCTGGCTTCTCCCTCACCTCCGTGTCTATTGGCTGTCTCCCGACATCGCAACAACCAAAGCAGCCGCACTCTCTATTTACTTCCACCAAGCCTTGGCGCTCGTTAGGTATTTCAGTCCTTTTTATGATATGATTGAGTTAATATTCCTGCCATCTCTATTGTATGAATGCTAGAGACAGTTTCAGTTTTCATCGATTATTGGAGTTATGTATTCCCTTTGACCCATAATTGATCGATTATTCAAGTCCTGTAATTCAATAATTCGGGCTTAGGGTTTTAATTCAATTCGGGCTTAGGGTTTTATATGAAGCGAAAAGAAAGTTTGTTATCACTTTTTATTGTTGTTTGTGTCTTAGAGATTCGTTATTGAGAAAATTTTCgtttaattattttgaattttagatTTGATGCAAAACTTTTCTGTTTTATTTGGGGACTTTTTTTATGAGAAAAAAGGCTAATTAATATCTTGTTTATAATCTGAGTCTATTAATGTCTGAAAAAAGGCTAATCTGTTGATTCCTATTTGATTTTGCAGTGGGCAACATGGATGTTGAAATCGACCATTATGTTGTTCTAGGACTACCTTCAGGTGAGGAAGGTGCCCAACTATCGGACCAGGAGATTAACAAGGCTTATCGGTCTAAGGCGAGGGAGCTGCATCCTGACAAAAGACCGGACGATCCTAATGCACATGCTAACTTTCTAAAGCTTCAAAATTCTTATCAAGTTCTCAAAGATGAAAAGGCTAGAAAGTTGTTTGATGATCTACTTAGAGTTAAAAGGGAGAAGGTTCAGCGGCAAGGACAGCAAGATTCCAAGCGCCGGAAGATGATGTCAGATCTTGAGGAAAGAGAGCGGTCTGCTTTTGCTGCTGACCCAACTATGAAAGCTCGAGAAGAGGAAGAGAGAATATCTCGGCAGCTGAAGCAGGAGATTGCTAGAATTATTGCTATGCATTCCAACAAAAAACCAGCTGCTGCAGCACCTTCCAAGCAAGATGGAGCAGCAGATGGGGGAAGTGCAGGTGGAGGTAATGGGTTGGACAAGGCCAAGGTTCTCAAGGTTTCATGGGAGAAGACTGGTGAAGGTTACACAGCTCAGAGACTCCGTGAGATATTCAGAGAATTTGGCTCTGTAGAAGATGTAGTCATTAAAAGTACGAAGAAGAAAGGTTCAGCTCTTGTAGTAATGGAATCAGAGGATGCTGCCATTGCTGCAACTGGGAATGTGTTAGGTGATCTTTCAAATCCTCTCCTTGTAGTGCCTCTTCAACCTGGCTCGTCACCTGCTGTTTTTAGTTCTGAGAAAAACGAGCCTGATGGCCCTAAATTGGGCAATCTGGTTGGTGCTGGGTATCAGGATTTTGAAAATTCGGTgctggaaaaaatgaaaaaggttagTTTCAGAACCCCCTCTCATTTGTTTGTTTGTTATTCATATTGGAAACTTAATCATGTGAAACAGTCATCTAATATCTTTATCATATTTATGTGTATGGCAGGCTGCGCAGAAGCAAAAATGACTCGTAAAAGGATCTTGGAGGGTAAGAAGAAGAAGTAAGAAGAAGAATTACATTGTGGGGCATTGAGAGTTTGCATCAACCCTACACTGCTGTCTGTTTCAGACAGAAGGTAACTAGTTTATATGCCTTCTTATATTGATACACATCTCTGTGCCCGCATTGACAACCATATTTATATGTAACAATTGAGTACACAAATCGAGCTTTGGGTTTTCTCCTTTTACTGCAACAAAAGGCTTAAATTGAAGGCTCTGTTCTTATTCTGAACATGCTAGTGTTGTAATGTAAAGATATGCTAAGATGTGAGAATGCAAAAGCCCAGTTTCTATTCTGAGGGTGGTTGATAAATTGCTTGTGTTATTACTCtgatattttttctcttttctatttatttgaaCACAAAAGCATCCCAACTGAAAAAGAGAAACAAGATAAGTGTTTGGAGATCTATTACAAGACAAATGTTACTGAGCTGACAGTTAGCCAGTCAATTCAACAACTAAATCTTTTTGAACATGGATAGTATTGGCTGGTGATGATCATGGCATTGTCCGAATCCGATGTTGATTGATTGTTGTGGTCATCGCTACGCGTTCAGTTTGTTTCCATCTTAGTATGACATAAGAGGGACTATTACACGCTTGGATGTCCTTCGCTTTGTATTAGGACAAACAGCAAACTGTTAaaactcatttcatttttaaaattttgatcaCTTGCACACTTTACAGAGTGCGATGATAACCATTCAGATAAATTTGTCTATTTTATATCGCTTATTTTATGAATGGCCTATTTGGGTGGGGTGGGGTAGGGCTGGGCTGGGATGTGATCGAGCAACAGATGGTGGCCACGTGTGGCTCTATAATAATCTTAGTAATAGAGACTAATCATTTATGGAGTAGAAGATATAATCCTTCCAAATGCAACACATGGCGTTATTACAAAAAATGTCATGATTCGGACGACACAATAAACTAGCGCCACAGCCACAGGCTGCtttttttgaaaattcataCAAAACTTTATTAAGGTTCTCTATTTTTGTAACAAACATTTAATTGTGTTGGATATGATGGGATGTATAGAATGCGTTTTGGCCTAAGGAAAACTTAGGGTGTTAATCTGGACAAAATGAACTTTATTAGCATTATGTAACTCCCTAAACTACTCCAAAGTCTCAAACGAACTGATAACTATTCCCTCCATCCCTTCATAATAAAGTGACTTGAGCCGCATTTGTTTTTAGATTGTTTGGCAAAAATCGATatctataattttattatttatttaatccttaattatTCGCTCTTGTAATTTGTTCTTATGAAATATTATATCTACAGAACTGACGTTTATGAAAGCTTCTTCAACTAGGTTAGCGAGCCGTATCAAATATTATACACATATTATGACTGCTAGTCTGCTAGTTTATGTTTGAACAATTCTTggtaggaaaaaaaaattaggatcgtttttcagttttcaaagagaagaaaaaaaagagatagaGATCCACGCAAAAGGCGCGGGAGAATGGGACCCAGTCGCGCAACACGTGTGATCTCCTGCTCATTCCCCACTCTGCTCTTAACACTACACACTCTACATACATAGTACTCCTACTCCTACATACATACTCTTGCTTGCAGCTCATATAATCtccaaaccaaaccaaatcaAATCATGAAGCAACATCAATTCGCTCTCAAAATGTACGAATCCATCGATAACCCCCACGAATTCGCCCTAAACCATCGAATCTTACCATTGCCCAAGGACTTCAATCGTGACGGCATCGAGATGATCGCGCTGGAAGGTTTCAATTACACGAGCTTGAAGG
This sequence is a window from Salvia splendens isolate huo1 chromosome 14, SspV2, whole genome shotgun sequence. Protein-coding genes within it:
- the LOC121765965 gene encoding dnaJ homolog subfamily C member 17-like, with product MDVEIDHYVVLGLPSGEEGAQLSDQEINKAYRSKARELHPDKRPDDPNAHANFLKLQNSYQVLKDEKARKLFDDLLRVKREKVQRQGQQDSKRRKMMSDLEERERSAFAADPTMKAREEEERISRQLKQEIARIIAMHSNKKPAAAAPSKQDGAADGGSAGGGNGLDKAKVLKVSWEKTGEGYTAQRLREIFREFGSVEDVVIKSTKKKGSALVVMESEDAAIAATGNVLGDLSNPLLVVPLQPGSSPAVFSSEKNEPDGPKLGNLVGAGYQDFENSVLEKMKKAAQKQK